One region of Micromonospora ureilytica genomic DNA includes:
- a CDS encoding PaaX family transcriptional regulator, with protein MVSPFNIDEIFPDSADGSTQLPRRQSGSSPQGLAVTLLADYTIQGRTWLPSAALVALLAESGVNTAGARTAISRLARRGVLEISRQGRHSFYRLTQPAADNLARGARRIAAFVGQAESWDGWWTLVAFSLPQEASAERRALRGQLRWLGYAPLYDGLWLSPHNLGRTPRAKLSAIALGATTVFRARHVEIEAVTNRVPIDAWDTAAVVRQYDSFIRRWDALLPGVQSGDVTAVAAVRARTEVMDAYRRFPIVDPLLPIELMPAGWPRRDARAVFVAVYDGLAEPAEEHVRAVAHRYATGPQPDIRAHRVDQLGDLWADCGNPHRAAALEEMNQ; from the coding sequence GTGGTCAGCCCGTTCAACATCGACGAGATCTTCCCGGACAGCGCAGACGGCTCCACCCAACTGCCCCGTAGACAGTCAGGCAGCTCGCCCCAAGGCTTGGCCGTGACGCTGCTGGCCGACTACACAATTCAAGGCCGCACCTGGCTACCCTCCGCCGCTCTCGTGGCGCTGCTCGCCGAATCGGGCGTCAACACGGCCGGGGCGCGGACCGCCATCAGCCGCCTGGCTCGCCGCGGAGTGCTTGAGATCAGCCGGCAGGGACGGCACAGCTTCTACCGCTTGACCCAGCCCGCCGCCGACAACCTCGCACGGGGTGCACGTCGGATCGCAGCCTTCGTCGGGCAGGCCGAGTCGTGGGACGGCTGGTGGACACTGGTCGCCTTCTCCCTACCGCAGGAGGCAAGCGCCGAGCGACGCGCCCTCCGCGGACAGCTTCGATGGCTCGGGTACGCGCCCCTGTACGACGGACTGTGGCTATCACCGCACAATCTCGGCCGCACGCCCAGAGCTAAGCTCTCCGCGATCGCGCTCGGCGCCACGACGGTGTTCCGCGCACGGCACGTGGAGATCGAGGCGGTCACCAATCGGGTACCGATCGACGCCTGGGACACCGCCGCGGTCGTTCGCCAGTACGACTCCTTCATCCGACGCTGGGATGCCCTGTTGCCGGGTGTTCAGTCGGGAGACGTCACGGCGGTGGCGGCGGTACGGGCGCGTACCGAGGTGATGGATGCCTACCGGCGCTTCCCCATTGTGGATCCGCTGCTGCCGATCGAGCTGATGCCTGCGGGATGGCCCAGGAGGGACGCGCGAGCGGTGTTCGTCGCGGTGTACGACGGGCTCGCCGAACCCGCGGAGGAGCACGTGCGTGCTGTCGCTCACCGGTACGCCACCGGGCCGCAACCCGACATCCGGGCACACCGCGTCGACCAGCTTGGCGACCTCTGGGCCGATTGCGGCAACCCCCACCGTGCTGCGGCGTTGGAGGAGATGAATCAATAG
- a CDS encoding poly(ethylene terephthalate) hydrolase family protein, translating to MSPRFRGRLFKLAAAGIAAAVGLLTITVATGSASAADNPYQRGPDPTRTSVTAVNGPFANTSVSVPTGYGFNGGRIYYPTDTSQGTFGAIAISPGYTALFSAELAWMGPWLASHGFVVIGIETNSRNDFDTARGTQLLAALDYLTQQSPVRDRVDPNRLAVAGHSMGGGGALSAATRRSSLKAVVGIAPYSPSSNLANDRVPTMIFAGQADTVVTPSYATGLYNSLPTTTESVYLEVAGADHGFMVGRSNPVMVRTMLPFVKMFIDNDARYSQFLCPLLDSSGVVTYRSTCPLLPSTPTDPPTPTDPPTPTDPPTVPPGSASEIVGTQSSRCVDVPNASRNNGTRVQLYGCNKQTNQAWTYTSNKQLQVYDTMCLDAAGTANGAAVQIYTCHTQTNQQWNVNANGTISNVQSGRCLDAWSTANGAQIQLYDCHGQTNQQFRLAALAR from the coding sequence GTGTCCCCCCGCTTTCGGGGACGGCTGTTCAAGCTCGCCGCGGCCGGGATCGCCGCCGCAGTCGGGTTGTTGACCATCACCGTGGCGACCGGTTCGGCGTCGGCCGCCGACAACCCGTACCAGCGCGGCCCGGACCCCACCCGGACCAGCGTCACCGCCGTGAACGGGCCCTTCGCCAACACGTCGGTAAGCGTCCCGACCGGGTACGGCTTCAACGGCGGCAGGATCTACTACCCGACCGACACCAGCCAGGGCACCTTCGGGGCCATCGCGATCTCGCCGGGCTACACCGCGTTGTTCTCCGCCGAGCTGGCCTGGATGGGACCGTGGCTGGCCTCCCACGGCTTCGTCGTGATCGGTATCGAGACCAACAGCCGCAACGACTTCGACACGGCCCGAGGCACCCAGTTGCTCGCCGCACTGGACTACCTCACACAGCAGAGCCCGGTTCGCGACCGGGTCGACCCCAACCGGTTGGCGGTCGCCGGTCACTCCATGGGCGGCGGTGGCGCGCTGAGCGCAGCCACCCGGCGCTCGTCGTTGAAGGCTGTGGTCGGCATCGCGCCGTACTCGCCGTCGTCGAACCTGGCCAATGACCGGGTGCCCACCATGATCTTCGCCGGACAGGCGGACACGGTGGTCACCCCGTCCTACGCCACCGGCCTCTACAACAGCCTCCCGACCACGACGGAGAGCGTCTACCTGGAGGTCGCCGGCGCGGATCATGGCTTCATGGTCGGACGGTCGAACCCGGTGATGGTCCGGACCATGCTGCCGTTCGTCAAGATGTTCATCGACAACGACGCCCGGTACAGCCAGTTCCTCTGCCCGCTGCTGGACTCCAGTGGCGTCGTCACCTACCGCAGCACCTGCCCGTTGCTGCCCTCGACCCCGACCGACCCGCCGACCCCCACCGACCCGCCGACCCCCACCGATCCGCCGACCGTCCCGCCCGGCTCCGCCAGCGAGATCGTCGGCACCCAGTCGAGCCGGTGCGTCGACGTACCCAACGCCTCACGTAACAACGGCACCCGGGTACAGCTCTACGGCTGCAACAAACAAACGAACCAGGCATGGACCTACACCTCGAACAAACAACTACAGGTGTACGACACCATGTGCCTCGACGCAGCAGGCACCGCCAACGGCGCCGCAGTACAGATCTACACCTGCCACACCCAAACCAACCAACAATGGAACGTCAACGCCAACGGCACCATCAGCAACGTCCAGTCCGGACGATGCCTGGACGCCTGGAGCACCGCCAACGGAGCCCAGATCCAGCTCTACGACTGCCACGGACAAACCAACCAGCAATTCCGGCTCGCCGCCCTCGCACGATAA